The proteins below come from a single Benincasa hispida cultivar B227 chromosome 4, ASM972705v1, whole genome shotgun sequence genomic window:
- the LOC120075463 gene encoding E3 ubiquitin-protein ligase WAV3-like isoform X1, whose product MGSKWRKMKLALGLNLCVFVPRTLEDSSPLPDCDSTERFSDAALLSPAHWGSSRPSTPTPSSHGLTFSKSGSKFSKQTCSICLTKLKQGGGLAIFTAECSHSFHFHCVVSNVKHGNQICPVCRAQWKEIPVQGPSLDPPPGRASVGPAGWNQNNALMTVVRRLPPPRRDLSRRLIVPLCQAPEPGVFDDDESLGNQTICAESSCNKNSADGDSTKIIQMKTYPEISAAPKSKSYDDFTVLVHLKAAASVRRQNCTGNQATLPQFSRTPRAPVDLVTVLDISGSMAGTKLALLKRAMGFVIQNLSSCDRLSVIAFSSTARRLFPLRRMTDTGRQQALQAVNSLVANGGTNIAEGLRKGAKIMEDRREKNAVSSIILLSDGQDTYTVSGSGVNQPQPNYQLLLPLSMHAKDESGFQIPVHSFGFGADHDASSMHSISEISGGTFSFIETEAVIQDAFAQCIGGLLSVVVQELQVAIECVHANIHLGSLKAGSYPSRLMVGGRTGFIDVGDLYADEERDFLVSVNVPVEPSGNSTPLLRVRCVYRDPITKQTTTLESDEVRIERPDMGGEPGVISVEVDRQCNRLQAAEAMAQARIAAEQGDLAGAVAILEKCRMVLSQTVSAKSHDRLCVALDAELKEMQERMASRHVYEASGRAYILSGLSSHSWQRATARGDSTDSSSLVQSYQTPSMLEMLTRSQATFLSSPAAQRLVQPLLSCGSQPKPR is encoded by the exons ATGGGTAGTAAATGGAGGAAGATGAAGCTGGCTCTTGGTTTGAATCTTTGTGTTTTTGTTCCAAGAACACTTGAAGACTCTTCCCCTTTGCCTGACTGTGATTCCACTGAAAGGTTTTCAGATGCTGCTTTGCTTTCTCCGGCACATTGGGGTTCCTCTCGCCCTTCTACACCAACCCCATCTTCTCATGGCTTAACTTTCTCTAAAAGTGGCAGCAAATTTTCAAag CAGACTTGCTCGATTTGCTTAACGAAGTTGAAACAAGGAGGTGGACTTGCTATATTTACTGCTGAATGCTCACATTCCTTCCATTTTCACTGCGTTGTGTCAAATGTAAAACATGGCAATCAAATATGCCCAGTCTGCAGAGCACAGTGGAAAGAAATTCCCGTGCAAGGTCCCAGTTTGGATCCTCCTCCTGGAAGAGCATCAGTTGGTCCTGCTGGCTGGAATCAAAATAATGCTTTAATGACTGTTGTCCGACGATTACCTCCTCCTCGAAGGGATTTGAGTCGGCGACTCATTGTTCCACTCTGTCAAGCTCCCGAGCCAGGTGTGTTTGATGATGATGAATCCTTAGGTAACCAGACCATTTGTGCTGAAAGTTCTTGCAACAAAAATAGTGCAGACGGTGACTCCACTAAAATAATACAGATGAAAACATATCCAGAGATTTCCGCTGCTCCGAAGTCGAAATCCTATGATGATTTCACCGTACTTGTCCATCTTAAAGCTGCTGCTTCAGTTAGGAGACAAAACTGTACTGGAAATCAAGCTACTTTGCCACAGTTTTCTCGAACTCCTCGTGCACCAGTTGACTTAGTAACGGTTCTCGACATCAGCGGTAGCATGGCAGGTACTAAACTTGCATTGCTAAAACGAGCAATGGGATTTGTGATACAGAATCTTAGCTCCTGTGACAGACTGTCAGTAATTGCCTTCTCCTCAACAGCTCGCCGCCTCTTTCCTCTTCGTCGGATGACTGACACGGGTCGCCAACAGGCCCTGCAGGCTGTCAATTCTTTAGTCGCAAATGGTGGAACCAACATTGCTGAAGGTCTAAGAAAGGGTGCCAAGATCATGGAAGATCGAAGGGAAAAGAATGCAGTTTCGAGCATAATACTGTTGTCAGATGGCCAGGACACATACACGGTCAGTGGTTCGGGAGTTAACCAACCACAACCCAATTATCAGTTACTTCTTCCTCTGTCAATGCATGCTAAGGATGAGTCAGGATTCCAGATTCCGGTTCACTCTTTCGGATTTGGCGCAGATCATGATGCTTCTTCTATGCACTCGATTTCCGAGATATCTGGGGGAACCTTTTCTTTCATCGAGACCGAGGCTGTGATCCAAGATGCATTTGCACAGTGCATCGGGGGTCTCTTAAGCGTGGTGGTGCAGGAGCTGCAAGTTGCAATTGAATGTGTACACGCAAATATCCATCTTGGATCACTAAAAGCTGGAAGTTATCCAAGCCGTCTGATGGTTGGCGGACGCACAGGATTTATCGATGTCGGGGACTTGTATGCTGATGAAGAGAGGGACTTTTTGGTCTCAGTCAATGTCCCTGTAGAGCCTTCCGGCAATTCAACACCACTCCTAAGAGTTAGATGTGTTTACAgggatccaatcaccaaacaaaCAACGACTTTGGAAAGTGATGAAGTAAGGATAGAAAGGCCCGATATGGGAGGAGAACCAGGGGTCATTTCAGTGGAAGTGGATCGACAATGCAACCGACTCCAAGCAGCGGAGGCAATGGCACAGGCAAGAATTGCAGCAGAACAGGGAGACTTGGCTGGTGCAGTTGCCATACTAGAAAAGTGTAGGATGGTGTTGTCGCAAACCGTCTCTGCTAAATCTCATGACCGATTATGTGTTGCCTTAGATGCCGAGCTCAAGGAAATGCAAGAGAGGATGGCTAGCAGGCATGTATATGAGGCATCGGGAAGAGCATACATTCTTTCAGGACTGAGTTCACATTCTTGGCAAAGAGCAACTGCAAGAGGCGACTCGACGGATAGCTCAAGTCTTGTTCAATCCTATCAAACCCCATCGATGCTAGAGATGCTTACACGATCACAGGCTACGTTTCTGAGTAGCCCAGCAGCTCAGAGGCTTGTGCAGCCATTGTTGTCTTGTGGATCACAACCAAAACCAAGGTAA
- the LOC120075463 gene encoding E3 ubiquitin-protein ligase WAV3-like isoform X2, producing the protein MGSKWRKMKLALGLNLCVFVPRTLEDSSPLPDCDSTERFSDAALLSPAHWGSSRPSTPTPSSHGLTFSKSGSKFSKTCSICLTKLKQGGGLAIFTAECSHSFHFHCVVSNVKHGNQICPVCRAQWKEIPVQGPSLDPPPGRASVGPAGWNQNNALMTVVRRLPPPRRDLSRRLIVPLCQAPEPGVFDDDESLGNQTICAESSCNKNSADGDSTKIIQMKTYPEISAAPKSKSYDDFTVLVHLKAAASVRRQNCTGNQATLPQFSRTPRAPVDLVTVLDISGSMAGTKLALLKRAMGFVIQNLSSCDRLSVIAFSSTARRLFPLRRMTDTGRQQALQAVNSLVANGGTNIAEGLRKGAKIMEDRREKNAVSSIILLSDGQDTYTVSGSGVNQPQPNYQLLLPLSMHAKDESGFQIPVHSFGFGADHDASSMHSISEISGGTFSFIETEAVIQDAFAQCIGGLLSVVVQELQVAIECVHANIHLGSLKAGSYPSRLMVGGRTGFIDVGDLYADEERDFLVSVNVPVEPSGNSTPLLRVRCVYRDPITKQTTTLESDEVRIERPDMGGEPGVISVEVDRQCNRLQAAEAMAQARIAAEQGDLAGAVAILEKCRMVLSQTVSAKSHDRLCVALDAELKEMQERMASRHVYEASGRAYILSGLSSHSWQRATARGDSTDSSSLVQSYQTPSMLEMLTRSQATFLSSPAAQRLVQPLLSCGSQPKPR; encoded by the exons ATGGGTAGTAAATGGAGGAAGATGAAGCTGGCTCTTGGTTTGAATCTTTGTGTTTTTGTTCCAAGAACACTTGAAGACTCTTCCCCTTTGCCTGACTGTGATTCCACTGAAAGGTTTTCAGATGCTGCTTTGCTTTCTCCGGCACATTGGGGTTCCTCTCGCCCTTCTACACCAACCCCATCTTCTCATGGCTTAACTTTCTCTAAAAGTGGCAGCAAATTTTCAAag ACTTGCTCGATTTGCTTAACGAAGTTGAAACAAGGAGGTGGACTTGCTATATTTACTGCTGAATGCTCACATTCCTTCCATTTTCACTGCGTTGTGTCAAATGTAAAACATGGCAATCAAATATGCCCAGTCTGCAGAGCACAGTGGAAAGAAATTCCCGTGCAAGGTCCCAGTTTGGATCCTCCTCCTGGAAGAGCATCAGTTGGTCCTGCTGGCTGGAATCAAAATAATGCTTTAATGACTGTTGTCCGACGATTACCTCCTCCTCGAAGGGATTTGAGTCGGCGACTCATTGTTCCACTCTGTCAAGCTCCCGAGCCAGGTGTGTTTGATGATGATGAATCCTTAGGTAACCAGACCATTTGTGCTGAAAGTTCTTGCAACAAAAATAGTGCAGACGGTGACTCCACTAAAATAATACAGATGAAAACATATCCAGAGATTTCCGCTGCTCCGAAGTCGAAATCCTATGATGATTTCACCGTACTTGTCCATCTTAAAGCTGCTGCTTCAGTTAGGAGACAAAACTGTACTGGAAATCAAGCTACTTTGCCACAGTTTTCTCGAACTCCTCGTGCACCAGTTGACTTAGTAACGGTTCTCGACATCAGCGGTAGCATGGCAGGTACTAAACTTGCATTGCTAAAACGAGCAATGGGATTTGTGATACAGAATCTTAGCTCCTGTGACAGACTGTCAGTAATTGCCTTCTCCTCAACAGCTCGCCGCCTCTTTCCTCTTCGTCGGATGACTGACACGGGTCGCCAACAGGCCCTGCAGGCTGTCAATTCTTTAGTCGCAAATGGTGGAACCAACATTGCTGAAGGTCTAAGAAAGGGTGCCAAGATCATGGAAGATCGAAGGGAAAAGAATGCAGTTTCGAGCATAATACTGTTGTCAGATGGCCAGGACACATACACGGTCAGTGGTTCGGGAGTTAACCAACCACAACCCAATTATCAGTTACTTCTTCCTCTGTCAATGCATGCTAAGGATGAGTCAGGATTCCAGATTCCGGTTCACTCTTTCGGATTTGGCGCAGATCATGATGCTTCTTCTATGCACTCGATTTCCGAGATATCTGGGGGAACCTTTTCTTTCATCGAGACCGAGGCTGTGATCCAAGATGCATTTGCACAGTGCATCGGGGGTCTCTTAAGCGTGGTGGTGCAGGAGCTGCAAGTTGCAATTGAATGTGTACACGCAAATATCCATCTTGGATCACTAAAAGCTGGAAGTTATCCAAGCCGTCTGATGGTTGGCGGACGCACAGGATTTATCGATGTCGGGGACTTGTATGCTGATGAAGAGAGGGACTTTTTGGTCTCAGTCAATGTCCCTGTAGAGCCTTCCGGCAATTCAACACCACTCCTAAGAGTTAGATGTGTTTACAgggatccaatcaccaaacaaaCAACGACTTTGGAAAGTGATGAAGTAAGGATAGAAAGGCCCGATATGGGAGGAGAACCAGGGGTCATTTCAGTGGAAGTGGATCGACAATGCAACCGACTCCAAGCAGCGGAGGCAATGGCACAGGCAAGAATTGCAGCAGAACAGGGAGACTTGGCTGGTGCAGTTGCCATACTAGAAAAGTGTAGGATGGTGTTGTCGCAAACCGTCTCTGCTAAATCTCATGACCGATTATGTGTTGCCTTAGATGCCGAGCTCAAGGAAATGCAAGAGAGGATGGCTAGCAGGCATGTATATGAGGCATCGGGAAGAGCATACATTCTTTCAGGACTGAGTTCACATTCTTGGCAAAGAGCAACTGCAAGAGGCGACTCGACGGATAGCTCAAGTCTTGTTCAATCCTATCAAACCCCATCGATGCTAGAGATGCTTACACGATCACAGGCTACGTTTCTGAGTAGCCCAGCAGCTCAGAGGCTTGTGCAGCCATTGTTGTCTTGTGGATCACAACCAAAACCAAGGTAA